The Benincasa hispida cultivar B227 chromosome 9, ASM972705v1, whole genome shotgun sequence genome has a segment encoding these proteins:
- the LOC120086167 gene encoding myosin-12, with protein sequence MGTPVNIIVGSHVWVEDPEDAWIEGQVTEINGKNATILTTNEKTIVAEISSIYPKDTEAPPAGVDDMTKLAYLHEPGVLHNLACRFSLNEIYTYTGNILIAVNPFRRLPHLYDIHMMEQYKGATFGELSPHLFAVADACYRSMINEQGSQSILVSGESGAGKTETTKMLMRYLAFMGGRSDTEGRTVEQQVLESNPVLEAFGNAKTVKNNNSSRFGKFVEIQFDKNWKISGAAIRTYLLERSRVCQVSDPERNYHCFYMLCAAPPEDVKKFKVGDPRTFHYLNQTNCYEVANVDDSREYLETRNAMDVVGISQDEQDAIFRVVAAILHLGNIDFMKGKEVDSSKVKDEKSNYHLQTAAELLMCDVKALEHSLCQRVIVTPDGNITKPLDPDSAALSRDALAKTVYSRLFDWIVDKINSSIGQDPNAASLIGVLDIYGFESFKINSFEQLCINLTNEKLQQHFNQHVFKMEQEEYTKEEINWSYVEFVDNQDVLDLIEKKPGGIIALLDEACMFPKSTHETFAQKMYQTYKGHKRFSKPKLARTDFTINHYAGDVTYQADQFLDKNKDYVVAEHQALLNASQCSFVANLFPPLPEETSKQSKFSSIGTRFKQQLQALMETLNTTEPHYIRCVKPNTILKPGIFENFNVLNQLRCGGVLEAIRISCAGYPTKRTFDEFLDRFGMLAPDISDGSDEKSACIAICDRMGLKGYQIGKTKVFLRAGQMAELDARRTEILANAVRRIQRQIRTHLTRKEFIALRKATIHMQKLWRGQLARKLYEQMRREAASIRIQKHARAHADRKSYKKLLASAIVIQTGMRAMAARNEYRHRRRTKAAIIVQTEWRRASAISAYKQQQKATLALQCLWRSKVARKELRKLKMAARETGALKEAKDKLEKRVEELTWRLEFEKHLRMDVEEAKGQEVAKLQSALEEMQGQLDEANAAIIREREAAKLAIEQAPPVIKEVPVVDETKLEMLRNHNEELEGEVGELKKKIEEFEEKYAEVEKESKARLKEAEEAQLKSMQLRETIERLESNLSSLESENQVLRQQALVAADNESLSEELEALKSKIGSLEAENEVLRNRTVAVEHISVPAAGPAESKTLDNGHLMEEEIKSTKEPSTVPIKSTKEPSTVPVLSKQGSLTEKQQENHDVLLKCLAEDKRFDKGRPVAACIVYKTLLQWRSFEAEKTNIFDRIIHTIRSSIESQENISDLAYWLSTTSTLLYLLQSSLKATNTSTVASHRNRASPTTLFGRMAYGLRSSTVGMGMSSGYSGMVGKTNNQSKVEAKYPALLFKQHLAACIEKLFGMIRDNLKKEISPFLHLCIQAPRSVRARSIRGSSKNIHSNIVAKQQASSIHWQSIVNKLDQTLDIMSENHVPSMIMRKIFFQVFSFINVQLFNSLLLRRECCSFSNGEYLKLGLQELEQWCNKATDTYAGSSWDELQHIRQAVGFLVLHQKSQKSLNEITDELCPILSIPQIYRIGTMFWDDKYGTQGLSPDIIGKMRVLLAEDSINIPNNSFLLDVDSSIPFSMEEIFRSFGEDGGVNLSDVDPPPLIRQRSDFHFLVQQLTE encoded by the exons ATG GGGACTCCGGTGAATATCATTGTCGGATCACATGTTTGGGTTGAGGATCCTGAGGATGCTTGGATTGAAGGTCAAGTTACAGAAATTAATGGCAAAAATGCTACTATACTCACTACCAATGAAAAAACt ATTGTTGCAGAAATTTCGAGTATATATCCGAAAGACACGGAGGCACCGCCGGCGGGGGTTGACGACATGACGAAATTGGCGTATCTTCATGAACCGGGAGTTCTGCATAACCTAGCTTGTCGGTTTTCTCTCAATGAGATATAT ACATACACCGGGAATATTCTAATTGCGGTGAATCCTTTTCGGAGATTGCCCCATTTGTATGATATTCACATGATGGAACAGTATAAAGGAGCTACTTTCGGCGAGCTTAGTCCACATCTTTTCGCTGTTGCAGATGCTTGCTATAG ATCAATGATTAACGAGCAAGGAAGTCAGTCGATATTAGTGAGTGGAGAGAGTGGTGCTGGTAAAACTGAGACAACAAAGATGCTCATGAGATATCTTGCATTCATGGGAGGCAGGTCAGATACTGAAGGAAGAACAGTTGAACAACAGGTTTTGGAG TCCAACCCTGTACTGGAAGCATTTGGAAATGCCAAAACCGTCAAGAACAACAATTCAAG TCGTTTTGGtaaatttgtagaaatacaatttGATAAGAATTGGAAGATTTCTGGGGCTGCCATTCGTACATACCTTCTCGAACGGTCGCGTGTTTGCCAAGTCTCAGATCCTGAGAGAAACTACCATTGTTTTTACATGCTCTGTGCAGCACCTCCAGAA GATGTCAAGAAATTCAAGGTAGGAGACCCAAGGACATTTCATTATCTTAATCAAACGAATTGTTATGAAGTGGCGAATGTTGATGATTCAAGGGAGTACTTAGAGACGAGAAATGCCATGGACGTTGTCGGAATCAGCCAGGATGAACAG GATGCTATATTTCGTGTTGTAGCTGCTATACTGCATCTTGGAAACATTGACTTCATGAAAGGGAAGGAAGTTGACTCCTCCAAAGTGAAAGACGAGAAGTCAAATTACCATCTTCAAACAGCGGCAGAGCTACTCAT GTGTGATGTAAAGGCACTGGAACATTCGCTCTGCCAGCGTGTCATAGTGACGCCAGATGGCAACATTACGAAGCCCTTGGACCCAGATTCAGCAGCCTTGAGTCGTGATGCATTGGCAAAAACTGTGTATTCTAGGCTGTTTGATTG GATTGTGGACAAAATTAATAGTTCAATTGGTCAAGATCCTAATGCAGCCAGCTTAATTGGTGTTCTTGATATTTATGGTTTTGAAAGCTTCAAGATCAACAG TTTTGAGCAGCTCTGTATCAACCTGACCAATGAGAAGTTGCAGCAACATTTTAATCAG CATGTTTTCAAGATGGAGCAAGAGGAGTATACGAAAGAAGAAATAAACTGGAGCTATGTTGAGTTTGTAGATAATCAGGATGTCCTTGATCTAATTGAGAAG AAACCTGGAGGTATAATCGCCCTGCTCGATGAAGCCTG TATGTTTCCAAAGTCAACACATGAAACGTTTGCTCAAAAGATGTATCAGACGTACAAAGGACATAAGCGGTTCAGCAAGCCAAAACTTGCTCGAACAGACTTCACGATAAACCATTATGCTGGAGAT GTTACATACCAAGCAGATCAATTTCTAGATAAAAACAAGGACTATGTAGTAGCAGAACATCAGGCTCTTCTGAATGCCTCGCAATGCTCTTTTGTTGCTAATCTTTTCCCTCCACTTCCTGAGGAGACCTCAAAGCAATCCAAGTTTTCCTCTATTGGTACTCGGttcaag CAACAACTACAAGCTCTCATGGAAACGTTGAATACTACAGAACCACATTACATTAGATGTGTAAAACCCAACACAATTTTGAAGCCTGGAATCTTTGAGAACTTCAACGTGTTGAACCAATTGAGGTGTGGG GGAGTGCTCGAGGCAATTAGAATAAGTTGTGCAGGATATCCAACAAAGAGAACATTTGATGAGTTCCTTGATCGTTTTGGAATGCTTGCTCCAGATATTTCGGATGG GTCTGATGAAAAATCAGCATGCATTGCAATATGTGACAGAATGGGGTTAAAGGGTTATCAG ATTGGAAAAACAAAAGTGTTCCTCCGAGCTGGACAAATGGCTGAGTTGGATGCACGACGAACTGAAATATTGGCCAATGCTGTCAGACGCATCCAGCGGCAAATCCGAACCCATCTAACTAGAAAAGAGTTTATTGCCCTGAGGAAAGCTACAATTCATATGCAGAAACTTTGGAGAG GGCAACTTGCTCGTAAGCTATATGAGCAAATGAGAAGAGAAGCAGCTTCAATCCGCATACAGAAGCATGCACGTGCTCACGCAGATAGAAAATCTTACAAAAAATTACTTGCATCAGCTATAGTTATTCAAACCGGTATGCGTGCAATGGCAGCTAGAAATGAGTACAGACACAGAAGAAGAACTAAGGCAGCTATCATTGTTCAG ACTGAATGGCGAAGGGCATCAGCTATTTCAGCTTATAAACAACAACAGAAGGCAACTCTTGCCCTTCAATGCCTCTGGCGATCTAAAGTTGCAAGGAAGGAGCTTAGAAAATTAAAGATG GCTGCAAGAGAAACAGGAGCACTCAAGGAGGCCAAGGACAAATTGGAGAAGCGTGTTGAGGAGCTAACATGGCGCCTAGAGTTTGAGAAGCACTTGAGG ATGGATGTTGAAGAAGCTAAGGGGCAAGAGGTTGCAAAATTACAAAGTGCTTTGGAAGAAATGCAAGGGCAGCTGGATGAAGCCAATGCTGCAATTATACGTGAGAGAGAAGCAGCAAAATTGGCTATAGAACAAGCTCCGCCAGTCATTAAGGAAGTACCTGTGGTAGACGAGACCAAGCTGGAAATGCTGAGAAATCATAATGAAGAACTTGAG GGTGAGGTTGGAGaactaaagaagaaaattgaggaATTCGAAGAAAAGTATGCTGAAGTGGAGAAGGAGAGTAAAGCTAGACTCAAGGAGGCAGAAGAGGCACAATTGAAATCAATGCAACTTCGAGAGACTATTGAGAG ATTGGAATCAAATTTATCTAGCCTTGAGTCTGAGAACCAGGTTCTGCGCCAGCAGGCTTTGGTTGCAGCAGACAATGAGTCCCTCTCTGAAGAACTGGAAGC CCTCAAGAGTAAGATTGGAAGTCTAGAGGCAGAGAATGAAGTTCTCCGCAACCGGACAGTGGCTGTTGAGCATATATCTGTTCCCGCTGCAGGGCCTGCAGAAAGCAAG ACTTTAGATAATGGACATCTAATGGAAGAAGAGATTAAATCAACTAAG GAACCATCCACTGTTCCAATTAAATCAACTAAG GAACCATCTACTGTTCCTGTCCTATCTAAACAAGGCTCACTTACAGAAAAGCAACAG GAAAATCATGATGTCCTGCTCAAGTGCTTAGCAGAAGACAAGCGTTTTGACAAGGGCAGACCAGTTGCAGCTTGTATTGTCTACAAGACACTTCTTCAATGGAGATCTTTTGAAGCAgagaaaacaaatatatttgacaGAATTATTCACACAATCAGATCTTCTATAGAG AGTCAAGAAAATATCAGTGATCTTGCCTATTGGCTTTCAACCACTTCCACTCTTCTCTATCTTCTTCAAAGTTCACTCAAGGCAACCAATACAAGTACGGTAGCTTCACATCGCAACCGAGCTTCTCCTACAACCTTATTTGGTCGTATGGCATAT GGTCTTCGATCATCTACGGTGGGTATGGGAATGTCCAGTGGATACAGTGGAATGGTGGGCAAGACAAACAATCAATCTAAAGTTGAAGCCAAGTACCCAGCACTGCTTTTTAAGCAACATCTGGCAGCATGCATTGAAAAATTGTTTGGGATGATACGTGATAATTTGAAGAAAGAAATTAGTCCTTTCTTGCATCTATGTATACAG GCACCAAGATCAGTGAGGGCCAGATCAATAAGAGGGTCATCTAAAAATATCCATTCAAATATTGTTGCAAAACAGCAAGCATCAAGTATTCACTGGCAAAGCATTGTTAATAAGCTAGACCAGACCTTGGATATAATGTCGGAAAACCAT GTTCCCTCCATGATCATGAGAAAAATCTTCTTCCAAGTTTTCTCATTCATAAATGTCCAGCTTTTCAATAG CTTGTTACTACGACGTGAGTGTTGTTCCTTCAGTAATGGAGAGTACTTAAAGTTAGGTCTGCAGGAGTTGGAGCAATGGTGTAACAAAGCTACTGATACG TATGCTGGCTCTTCCTGGGATGAACTTCAACACATAAGACAAGCAGTAGGATTTCTG GTGTTACATCAGAAGTCTCAGAAAAGTTTGAATGAGATCACAGATGAATTATGCCCG ATACTAAGCATTCCGCAAATATATCGCATAGGCACGATGTTCTGGGATGACAAATATGGAACTCAGGGATTATCTCCTGAT ATAATTGGAAAAATGAGAGTCCTATTGGCAGAAGACTCCATAAACATCCCAAACAACTCTTTCCTGCTTGATGTGGATTCAAG CATACCATTTTCAATGGAAGAAATATTCCGGTCCTTTGGCGAGGACGGCGGGGTTAACCTATCCGACGTTGACCCGCCACCACTTATAAGACAAAGATCAGACTTCCATTTTCTAGTGCAGCAATTGACAGAATGA